Within the Paenibacillus sp. AN1007 genome, the region TCATTGCGGCGGGCGTTGGCCCTGCCTCGGCCGCAGCAGGAACTGCCGCTGCCATAGCTTTTGCTTCAGCAGCGGCAAGTGCACATGAGCTGGCGCAGGGCACCGCTGCGCCAGCTGAGTTGGATGCGGCACAGGCTTCTGCCGCATCTTCAGGGCCGGGGCCCGCTGCCGGGACCGGCGCACGATCATCAGCCTATGGGCTGGTGATCAGTGCCGGCATCGGCGGCGGGTTCCCCGGCCGGGCGGACGTCGGCTCCATCGTGGTAGCCGACGCCATGACTGCTGCCGATCTGGGCTCGCAGACGCCAGACGGCTTTCTCTCTGTGGACGAGCTCGGATTCGGCTCGTCCCGTGTGGCGGCGGACGCGGTGCTTGCCGCGCGCCTTCGCCATGAGCTGCAGCGGGCAGGGCTCGCTGTCAGCGGGGGCACCGCGGTCACCGTGTCCACGGCGACCGGGACAGCCCAGACGGCTGCGGAGCTGCTGCGCCGCGTGCCGGATGCTGCCGCCGAAGGCATGGAAGGCTTCGGCGTGGCAGCTGCCGCGCAGCAGTTCGGCCTGCCGGTGCTCGAACTGCGCGGCATATCCAACGCGGTCGGTCCACGCGACCGCGACGCTTGGCGCATCAAGGATGCCCTGGATGCGCTCCAGGCAGCAAGTTCTATTTTACGGGAGGTTATCACATCATGAATATTGCTTTTTCCCCTTGTCCTAACGATACATTCATCTTCCACGCATGGGTGCACGGATTAATTCCTGGCGCGCCTGAACTTAAGGTTCGATATGCGGATATTGACATTACTAACGGCCTTGCTGCGAGCCCTGTCGGACCGGAGATTCCGGAAGTGATGAAAATCTCTTATGCAGCGCTGCCTTATGTGCTGGAAAACTATGCTTTGTTACCTGCTGGCGGTGCTCTTGGTAGAGGCTGCGGTCCATTGGTTTTGACAGCTAATGATACAACCGATCCAGCATACCTGTCTGGACGACGGGTTGCCGTACCAAGTGAGCGTTCTACAGCCTATCTCCTATTCCGTCTATGGGCCGCGCAAAATGTACCTGGCGGTGTCGGGGAAATTGTGGTCATGCCCTTTGACAAAATAATGCCTGCCGTTCGCGACGGTCAGATTGATGCCGGACTGGTCATTCATGAAGCACGCTTTACGTACCAGAACTATAACCTGCAGCTGATGACAGACCTTGGCAGCTGGTGGGAAAATGACACGGGCTTACCGATTCCACTGGGTGCGATCATTGCACGCCGTGATCTGGACGCTCATGCACTCGCTGATTGGGCCCGTGCTTCTGTGGAGTATGCTTGGGCGCATCCAGAGGAGTCGAAATCCTACGTCATGGAACACGCACAGGAAATGGATCCGGAGGTGGCTGCTCAACATATCGATCTGTATGTCAATGAATTCAGTGCCAATCTGGGCGAAGACGGATATGCCGCCATTACTGCACTGCTGGGGCGTGCGATGAAAGAAAAACTGGTTCCCGAGTTCGACCTGAACCTGTTACGGATCTGATCTTCACATTATTCGGATGACCAACTGCTAACGATCTCTAAAGATCCTCACAGGCTCACAGAGCTTATTTGGCCCATTTCTGCACTCTACAATATCTAACGACCCTCAAAAACCTTATTTCGCCGAAAACAACTCTTTTTGATCTCACTCTTGTTGATTTTCGTGAAATAGCGTTCCTACAGATCGTTAGAATGTTAAAAGCGCCTGAATTGGCGCACATAGCATAGCGTCCGCTGAGATCGTTAGAATTTGCGCCATATAATCGTGCAGTATCATTGGAGCTAACGCGAAGTATCTTTGAGGTTAATCAACGTCCACCTCCTTAATATTGGACAATAGCTCGCAAAACCTTCCTCTAATTGGCGGATATACGTAAACATCAATCTAAATATGCATGTGAATTAGGGCATCTCCTCTCGCCACCTTTGTGACGTATTGGAGATGCCCTTTCGTTGATTCGTTCGTTCGACGGTTGGTTTTATTTGCACTCAGTTTATTTGATTGTTTCCACCTGTGTGTTTGTTTCTGTCTCTGACACAATCGTGCGGATTATGATC harbors:
- a CDS encoding futalosine hydrolase, coding for MNELYASSRVLIVTAVDAEKDAVLRGLGEQAAACFDVIAAGVGPASAAAGTAAAIAFASAAASAHELAQGTAAPAELDAAQASAASSGPGPAAGTGARSSAYGLVISAGIGGGFPGRADVGSIVVADAMTAADLGSQTPDGFLSVDELGFGSSRVAADAVLAARLRHELQRAGLAVSGGTAVTVSTATGTAQTAAELLRRVPDAAAEGMEGFGVAAAAQQFGLPVLELRGISNAVGPRDRDAWRIKDALDALQAASSILREVITS
- a CDS encoding 1,4-dihydroxy-6-naphthoate synthase, translated to MNIAFSPCPNDTFIFHAWVHGLIPGAPELKVRYADIDITNGLAASPVGPEIPEVMKISYAALPYVLENYALLPAGGALGRGCGPLVLTANDTTDPAYLSGRRVAVPSERSTAYLLFRLWAAQNVPGGVGEIVVMPFDKIMPAVRDGQIDAGLVIHEARFTYQNYNLQLMTDLGSWWENDTGLPIPLGAIIARRDLDAHALADWARASVEYAWAHPEESKSYVMEHAQEMDPEVAAQHIDLYVNEFSANLGEDGYAAITALLGRAMKEKLVPEFDLNLLRI